From Paenibacillus sp. FSL H8-0537:
AAAGATATTACGAAGGAGCTTAAGCTTATTCAGAACGATTTTGCCGACAGCAGCCAGAGCTTGAGCAGCTTCTCAGAAGTGATTGAAACGACGAAGCAGGCATCGGTGACCGCGAGCGAAATGTTTAATGGCCTGGAAAATCAAAGCAGCGTCTTGTCCGAGCAAATGGGCGAAATTTCCGTCGGTATTGATGAAATTACAAAGGGTATTACCGATATTGTTGGTTCTGTAGACAAGCTGCTGCAAACCTCCTCCGAGGTGAATGGCAAAATGGAGCAGATGAGCGGAATGTCCGAGGATCAATTTGAGGTATCGATTCAGCTTCAAGAGCTGGCTGAGAAACTGCAGGGCTCTTCCACTAATTTGCGCGAAAAAGCGGCTGTATTCAAGGTGTAAGCTCGCTTTTAATGGATTAGTAAATGGAGCAATAAAAAGGAATACTAAAGAGTAAATAGCTGCTTTCAGCGCCCGTGGGCGATTGGAGGCAGCCTTTTTTTTATCCAGCCCTTTACAACAACAGAATACTAGTGTACTATTTAGATATAACACTAACACATTAACACGGAGGTGACTTATGCCGATTGAATTTGACAACAACCAGCCAATCTACATCCAGATCATGAACTACATTAAACAGCAAATTATTAGCGGGAAACTTAATCCCGGCGATAAAATCGATTCGGTGCGCGAGCTTGCAGTGGAGCTGCAAATCAATCCGAATACGATACAGCGTACTTTTCAGGAACTGGAGCGTGAAGGCATCGTCGAAACAAGGCGCGGACTTGGAAGATATGTAACGAGCGAGGAGGCGGCGATTGTGAGCATTAAGAAAGAGATGGCGGCTGATCTGCTTGGACGTTTCATACAGGGGATGCGGGATTTGGGCTTTAAGCAGGAGGACATTGTAGCGATTGTATCGGAAGCAGTTAGCAAGGAAGAGCAGAAATAGGCGGGGGGAGAATATACGAATGAAGAAGATTGTTGAACTGCAAGCCGTAACGAAAAACTACGGATCGAGAAAAGCGCTGCATAATATTAATTTAAACCTGGAAGCTGGCAAAATTATTGGTCTGCTTGGCAGCAATGGCAGCGGCAAGAGTACACTCATGAAGCTGGCGGCAGGACTCATTCAGCCAACCTCAGGAAGCGTTCGAATTTGCGGAGAGCCGATTGGCATCGGGACAAAGGCGGTTACGTCCTTTATGCCAGATCAGCCGGTAACCGAGTCGTGGATGCGGGTGAAGGATGCCCTTCGTTTTTTCAGTGATTTTTATAAGGATTTCGATCAGGAGAAAGCGGGGAGCATGCTCGACTTTTTGAAGCTGGATCGCAATGATCGCATTAGCTCTTTATCCAAAGGGATGAATGAGCGGCTGCAGCTAACGCTGGCGCTGTCGCGTCAGGCTAAGCTTTATTTACTCGATGAGCCGATAGGCGGCGTTGATCCCGTCGCGCGGGGCAAAATTTTGGACGCCATCGTTAAATTTTATAATGAAGACAGCTGTGTGCTCATCTCGACGCATTTAATTACAGATATCGAACGGGTTTTCGATGAAGTCATTTTTATTCAAAACGGCGAAGTTTCACTGCGTCAGGATGTGGAGAGCATACGCTCCAAGCATGGTAAAAGTGTAGATGAACTATTCAGGGAGGTATTTTCAGAATGATAAACTTATTGAAATATGACTGGAAACGCAATGCGAATTTAATTATGGGCTCGGCGGCGGCGCTTATTATTTTGCAGGGAGCACTTTCCTTTTTTACTGCAACTCGTAATTGGCAGCCTGCAATGTCGCTTACATTAATGTTCATGGGCTATTTATTCGTTGCCCTCATGTTGATCATATTTTCCTCAAAGACGTACTCCCACAACCTTAAATCGTACGGTCGCCGCTTATTGCCGCTGGCCACGTGGAAAACAATCGCTTCGCCGCTTCTGCTGCAATTCATATTATCAACTGCGCTGAGTGGGCTCGTGCTGCTTCATATTTGGTTGTTTAAATGGCTCTCTCCAAGCGCCTCACTGGATTTATTGAATCTGCCTAATTTCGAGACAGGCGTCCTATTTTTTATTTTGATATTTTGGACGCTCCTATTTTTGATGCTGATGGTCTATTTTTCGATTACTGTAGGGCATCTCTTTAATAAAAAGCTTTTTCCATGGGTAGCAATAGCGGTCTTCGTCCTGCTGCAATTTTTCATGGGCTATGCGGAGAAATGGTTGTTTAACGATGATTTATTCGGCACGATGGCCTCAGAGCTTACCTCTTCAAGCTTGACAATCTTAAAGTCCCCAACAGGCGAAATTTCGATTGGCA
This genomic window contains:
- a CDS encoding ABC transporter ATP-binding protein — translated: MKKIVELQAVTKNYGSRKALHNINLNLEAGKIIGLLGSNGSGKSTLMKLAAGLIQPTSGSVRICGEPIGIGTKAVTSFMPDQPVTESWMRVKDALRFFSDFYKDFDQEKAGSMLDFLKLDRNDRISSLSKGMNERLQLTLALSRQAKLYLLDEPIGGVDPVARGKILDAIVKFYNEDSCVLISTHLITDIERVFDEVIFIQNGEVSLRQDVESIRSKHGKSVDELFREVFSE
- a CDS encoding GntR family transcriptional regulator, with the translated sequence MPIEFDNNQPIYIQIMNYIKQQIISGKLNPGDKIDSVRELAVELQINPNTIQRTFQELEREGIVETRRGLGRYVTSEEAAIVSIKKEMAADLLGRFIQGMRDLGFKQEDIVAIVSEAVSKEEQK